ATGCATATCCTTCCTGTGATGGAAAAGAACAGCTAATAATATTGTCCTAGCATTTGCTTTTCTTGATAAGTATTGTTTTTATCTATTTGCTTGGTGGAGGAATCACTTCCTGTTGGTACTTAATGCTGGCTTTCCCCCTTTTCTTGTCCATAGGAGATGTGGTCTAGGAACCATTGCTGTAGCATATCATGCTTTAGTGGAGCTCTTACGCTTTTCTTTATTAGCACTCTGCAAGCTTTTAGGGTAAACACATAGGAAACAAATGAACTTTGGTTGTGATTCACAGACTTTGCTTCGTAGAATCATAGATTTAATAGCAGGACATGCACATGGATTTTATTATCCGGTGTGAACCACAACTTGGTGGTTTAAAAATTTTGTTCTAACCATATTTTCTCCTAGTATTTACGCTTTCCTCTTGTTTCCTTCAGGAACATCATATACAAACAAACCATGGATCTGTATCTGTTGCCATATATGGTGACCATGATAAGCCTGCTCTTATTACTTATCCAGATATTGCCTTGAACCGTAAGTTTTACATTCATGCTTAACTTATGTTAGATTATTTAAGAATTCTGCTGTAATCTGACTGAATTCAACTATTGTTGATCAGATATGTCTTGTTTCCAAGGACTGCTCTTCTGTCCTGAAGCAGCTTCATTGCTGCTCCATAATTTTTGCATTTACCATATCAGCCCCCCAGGACATGAGGTCAGTGGAACTTGCTGTTACAGTGAATATATTATTTTTTTCGTTTATCTTGGCATGATGCATTAGAAAATTCTGGAACATTTTTTTCATGATTGCATGGTTTACTGTAATTTGGGAAATCATGCAGTTAGGAGCTGCTCCGATTTTGCTGAGCACACCGGTGGCATCTGTTGATGATTTAGCAGATCAAGTTGCAGATGTACTTGATTTCTTTGGGTAAGATCTTCTCATATTCTTTGATAAAGTGGTAGTGCTTGGAGATTTTCTTGACATTTGTGAAGTaacttcttttcccttttttttccaGATTGGATTCTGTTATGTGTTTAGGTGTCACTGCAGGCGCATACATTCTTACTCTATTTGCAGTATGTGTTTCTTCTAAGCTAGTGTGTTCTATGCTGCTTCCACAAATGCTTAGTAATTTTTGTTCTTCATTGCAGACCAAGTACAGAGAACGAGTACTAGGACTTATCCTTGTTTCACCTCTATGTAAAGCTCCCTCATGGTCAGAGTGGTTTTATAATAAGGTAGCTATTCAATATTTAGCTTAAAAAAACCCTTTACCCTGCAGAATAATGATGTTGTACTGATAGATTTATTTTTCCAGGTAATGTCAAATTTGTTATATTATTATGGCATGTGCAACGTGGTAAAGGATATTTTGTTGCAGCGCTACTTGGGCAAGGTAATATAGTGACCATAGGTTATGTCATGTGATATTTGCGCAACTGTCCGTTGAACCTTTTTGTTTGAATTTTCTCCACAGGGAGTACGTGGATGCTCTAATGAACCTGAATCAGATATTGTGCAGGCTTGTAGAAGTGTATGCCCTAAGACTTTTCATCCTCCATTATCAATTGCCATGTATTTGTTTAAATTTATGATGCTTAACTCTTTTAATTCATGAAGTTTCTAGATCAACGGCAGGGCATGAACGTGTGGCGGTTTATTCAGACTATCAATGAGTATATCCCTTTCCTTGTCCAATTCTTATATGATGAACTCATACCTAGATATGTAGAATCAATATCCTGCCATGATTTATACAGGAGAAAAGACTTGACAGAAAACCTGAACCAGCTGCAGTGCAGAACTCTTATTTTTGTTGGTGAGAATTCCCAGTTCCATGCTGAGGCTGTTTACATGACTGCAAAGCTTGATAGCCGATATAGTGCTCTTGTGGAGGTATCTATTTGCCCGCACATTAACTTTTCCGCACATTGATTTTGGGGGTTTACATACCAAGTTTGGTATGTTCACAGGTACAAGCTTGTGGGTCAGTTGTGACCGAGGAACAGCCACATGCAATGCTTATACCAATGGAATACTTCTTCATGGGATACGGTTTGTACAGGCCAAGCCAGATAAACTGCAGCCCTCGCAGCCCTCTGAATCCGTTCTGCGtatcgccggagctcctctcgCCCGAGAGCATGGGGGTGAAGCTAAAGCCAATCAAGACGCGAGCCAACCTCAAAGTGTAGGAACAGATGATGAGAAGATGTAGGAACTGATGTGTATTCcttgaatttttttttttgtgtgtgtggtGGAGTGACATAGCTGTTGTTACCATGATGTACATAGAAAAGAGGTTAGGTCGGTGAGGGTTGGGTGGGGGGGTGGGGTGTTTCGATTCCATTGATTTTTAGCCTTAAACAGTTGTAAATTGTCACAGATTATTTGTTGAAGAAAGAGAATAA
The genomic region above belongs to Panicum hallii strain FIL2 chromosome 4, PHallii_v3.1, whole genome shotgun sequence and contains:
- the LOC112889933 gene encoding protein NDL1-like isoform X1 — encoded protein: MRRWGSKPTAAGASWREKEGVVGETGGGRSGREGRRGHVTSTGAPVQSAAGMGDSGGSVMSVDVERISFGGKEHHIQTNHGSVSVAIYGDHDKPALITYPDIALNHMSCFQGLLFCPEAASLLLHNFCIYHISPPGHELGAAPILLSTPVASVDDLADQVADVLDFFGLDSVMCLGVTAGAYILTLFATKYRERVLGLILVSPLCKAPSWSEWFYNKVMSNLLYYYGMCNVVKDILLQRYLGKGVRGCSNEPESDIVQACRSFLDQRQGMNVWRFIQTINEYIPFLVQFLYDELIPRYVESISCHDLYRRKDLTENLNQLQCRTLIFVGENSQFHAEAVYMTAKLDSRYSALVEVQACGSVVTEEQPHAMLIPMEYFFMGYGLYRPSQINCSPRSPLNPFCVSPELLSPESMGVKLKPIKTRANLKV
- the LOC112889933 gene encoding protein NDL1-like isoform X2, giving the protein MRRWGSKPTAAGASWREKEGVVGETGGGRSGREGRRGHVTSTGAPVQSAAGMGDSGGSVMSVDVERISFGGKEHHIQTNHGSVSVAIYGDHDKPALITYPDIALNHMSCFQGLLFCPEAASLLLHNFCIYHISPPGHELGAAPILLSTPVASVDDLADQVADVLDFFGLDSVMCLGVTAGAYILTLFATKYRERVLGLILVSPLCKAPSWSEWFYNKVMSNLLYYYGMCNVVKDILLQRYLGKGVRGCSNEPESDIVQACRSFLDQRQGMNVWRFIQTINERKDLTENLNQLQCRTLIFVGENSQFHAEAVYMTAKLDSRYSALVEVQACGSVVTEEQPHAMLIPMEYFFMGYGLYRPSQINCSPRSPLNPFCVSPELLSPESMGVKLKPIKTRANLKV
- the LOC112889933 gene encoding protein NDL1-like isoform X3 — protein: MSCFQGLLFCPEAASLLLHNFCIYHISPPGHELGAAPILLSTPVASVDDLADQVADVLDFFGLDSVMCLGVTAGAYILTLFATKYRERVLGLILVSPLCKAPSWSEWFYNKVMSNLLYYYGMCNVVKDILLQRYLGKGVRGCSNEPESDIVQACRSFLDQRQGMNVWRFIQTINEYIPFLVQFLYDELIPRYVESISCHDLYRRKDLTENLNQLQCRTLIFVGENSQFHAEAVYMTAKLDSRYSALVEVQACGSVVTEEQPHAMLIPMEYFFMGYGLYRPSQINCSPRSPLNPFCVSPELLSPESMGVKLKPIKTRANLKV